AGGCTGCTCGCCGGGGTCGCCCCGGCCGCGTCCGCCGCGCTCGGCGAGATCGAGCTGGCGTCGATGGCGGTCGTCGCGATGGCCCTGCCGCCCGGCACCGAGCTGCCGGACGCCTCGGGGGTGCTGATCGGCGCGCGGGAGCGCCGCGCCGACGGGACTCCGTTCGCCGCGAAGGCGTTCACCTTCTCCAGTCGCAAGTGGCCGCACCTGAACACCGGACCCGTGCTGGTGCGCGGGTCGGTCGGGCGCTTCGGCGAGCCCGGCGCGCTGCACCGCGACGACGACGAGGTGGTCTCCCTGGTGCGGGCCGACCTGGCGGAGCTGACCGGGATCACCGCGGAACCGATCGACGTCGTGGTGACCCGCTGGGGCGGGGGGCTGCCGCAGTACGGGCCGGGCCACCTCGACCTGGTCGACCGCGCCGAGCGCGCCGTCGCGGAGGTGCCGGGGCTGGCGCTGGCCGGAGCCGCGCTGCACGGCGTCGGGGTGCCCGCGTGCATCGCGACGGCCATCGCGGCAGCGGCGCGCATCACCTCACACGTGGTGCGCTAGCAGCGGCTTCGGCCGCGGTGGGAAGATGGGGGCATGGCGCGGCTGAACTACCAGGAGCTCAACGACACCATCCGCTACACCGCCTGGTCGGTGTTCCGGGTCGAGCCCGGGCGGCTCCCGGAGGATCGCGGCCAGGCCGCCGCGGAGACCACCGGGTACCTCGATGCCCTGGAGGGCAAGGGAGTCGTGGTGCGGGGGGTCTACGACGTCGCCGGCCTGCGCGCCGACGCCGACTTCATGATCTGGTGGCACGCCGAGACCGCGGAGCAGGTGCAGGCCGCCTACACCGGGTTCCGCCGCACCCCGCTGGGCCGCGTGTCGGCGCCGGTGTGGAGCCAGTTCGCGCTGCACCGGCCCGCCGAGTTCAACCGCAGCCACATCCCCGCCTTCCTGGCCGGTGAAGAGGCGCGCAAGTACATCTGCGTGTACCCGTTCGTGCGGTCCTACGAGTGGTACCTGCTGCCGGACGCCGAGCGCCGCAAGATGCTCGCCGACCACGGCAAGGAGGCCCGCGACTACCCGGACGTGCGCGCCAACACCGTGGCCTCGTTCGCGCTCGGCGACTACGAGTGGATCCTCGCCTTCGAGGCCAACGAGCTGCACCGCATCGTCGACCTGATGCGCCACCTGCGCGCCACCGAGGCGCGCCGCCACGTGCGCGAGGAGACCCCGTTCTACACCGGGACGCGGGTTCCGCCGGCCGAGCTGATCGCCAACCTGCCGTAGGTGCTCGGCCCACCCGCGTCGGCCTGGATCGGGACGACCGGCAGTGCTACCTCACCGGCCGAGCCGGAACCTCCGGCGTGGCCGGGGCAGTTCGCCGCGCTCGGTGAGCCAGGTGGCGAAGTTCGCGGCGTCCTGGCGGTAGCCGACGCCGTCCGTGCGGGGCGTGGCCGCCGCGTAGGCGTCGAACAGGGGACGGAACCGTTCGCCGAGCGCCTGGGGCAGGTCCGGACGCAGGTCGGCGACGATGGAGCCGCGCTTGGCGCGCAGGGCGCGGATTTCGGCGGCCACGCGCCCGGGGTCGAAACCGGTGGGAACCTGCTCGCCGGCCAGCAGGGCGCGCAGCAACGCGGCCTGGCGGGCGGCCAGCTCCGCGCGGCTCACAACCGGTCCCGGACCGCGGCGAGCTCGGCGGCCAGTTCGTCGTCGGGCGGGTAGGCGCCGTCCCGTTCCAGCAGGGCACCCGGCGGCTCGGCGCGGCGCCGCAGTTCGGTGAGCAGGTCCAGCACCTCCGGCCGCACGGGATGCGTGTGCGTGTCGTGGTAGATCCCGTCCACCTCGACCCCGCCCGCGACGTGCACGTACGCCAGACGCTCCAGCGGCACCTCGTCGAGGAAGGCCGCCGGGTCCGTGCCCAGGTTGCGCGCGTTCGCATACAGGTTCGCGACGTCCACGATCAGCAGGCAGCCGGTCCGCTCGGTCAGCTCGCGCAGGAACGCGGCCTCGTCCATCTCCGCGTCCGGCCACTCCAGCAGCGCGGCGATGTTCTCCAGCGCGAACGGCCGCCCGATGATCGACTGCGCCAGCCGCACGTTCCCGGCCAGCACGTCGAGCGCCTCCCGGGTGCGGGGGAGCGGCACCAGGTGCCCGGCGTCGAGACCGCCCGCGCGCACGAAACAGACGTGGTCGCTGGCGACCGGCGCGTCCAGCTCGTCGGCCACTGCCGCGAGGTGCTCGACCCGCCGCGTGTCCAGCGGTTCGGCGCCGCCGAGCGACAGCGACACCGCGTGCGGCAGCACCGGCAGACCCCGCGCGCGCAGCTCGGTCAGCGCGGCCGGCAGGTGCCCGGGGTGCAGGTTCTCCGCGATCACCTCGACCCACTCCACGCCCGGCATGCGGGCGATGGACAGATCGATCTCGGGGCGCCACCCGATCCCCACGCCCAGCCGGTCAGTCGCCACCGCCACCTCCGCACCCGCCGCCACCGCACGAGCTGCCGCCGCAGGAACTGCCGCCGCCGCACGAGTTCCCCCCGCACGAGCTGCTGCAGCTGCTCGACGACCCGCACGAGGAGGCACCGCGCGACGAGCGACGCGGCGCCCCGGCCGACCCGCGCGACTTCTGCGGCCGCGGGGCGGGCGCCCCGTCCAGCGCCTCGGCGATCTTCCGATCCGGGTACCGGGTCAGGCCGCCCAGCGCCACCGCCTGCGCCGCGCTCGTGCCCGACGCCGACCGGACGACCTCGTCGCCGGTCCTTGTGCGGGGCGGGCGGCGGCCCGGCAGGCCGGTGACCGCCCACAGGATCGCGGCGGGCGCCAGGGCGAGCAGGAAACCGCCGCCGGGGAAGCTCGTGAACGCCACGACCGCGACGGCGGCCATGAGGACCGCGGCCAGCCGCCGGATGTTCTTCAGCGGGCCCTGCTCGACCAGGAGCCCGGCCTCCGCGAGCCGTTCGCGCGCGACGTCGAGCACGGTGCCACCGCGCAGGGCCGCCCGCACGGTGTGCAGCGTCGCTGCGCCGCGTTCGTGGTGCACGCTCGTCCACACCGCCGCGCCCAGCTCGTCGGCCGGGGGACGGTCGCCGGTCGTGGTGAGCCGTCCCGCGTAGCTCACCCGGACCCGCTGGCGTTCCAGCAGGTCGGCCAGGGCCGCGTCGATCGCGCGCATCGGGCCGCCCGCCAGGAACCCCAGCTCGGCCGGACCGGGCGTCCGGTGCGGCGCGGCCGCACGTCCCTTCAGCAGCCGCGGGCCGACCAGGAGTACCAGGATCGGGAGCAGCACCAGCCCGACGCAGATCACGAGGAACGCCGGCAGCGGAAGTCCCCAGTACCCGGACCCGCCCACGTCCCTGACCGTCGCCTCAACCCCCAACGCCGGCACCTCCGCCTCAGCCCGTTCCACGGTGAGACGACCCGCGACGGCCGCCGGTTCCCTCACGGGGACGGTCGTCAGGATGCCGGGCGCCCAGGTCCAGCCGGCCCGCTACTCGGCGGGGACCAGGCGCAGCGAAATCGAGTTGATGCAGTACCGCTGGTCGGTGGGGGTGGCGTAGCCCTCGCCCTCGAACAGATGACCCAGGTGGCTGTGGCAGGTCGCGCACAGCACCTCGGTGCGCACCATGCCCAGTGACCGGTCCTCGCGCAGCAGCACGGCGTCGGAGGAGGCCGGGTCGAAGAACGACGGCCAGCCGCAGTGGCTGTCGAACTTCGTGTCGCTGCGGAAGAGCTCGGCGCCGCACGCGCGGCACTCGTAGACGCCGGTGGTCTTGGTGTCGGTGTATTCGCCGGTGAACGGCCGCTCGGTGCCGGCCTGGCGCAGCACGGCGTACTCCTCGGGGGAGAGCTGCTCGCGCCACTCGTGGTCCGGCTTGACGACCTTCGGGGTGGCTCCCACGACCGGTTCCATGCGGGGCTTCATACCGTTCAGGCTACTCGGACAGCCACTGCACGGCCTGCACCACGATGTCCCACGCGGCGACGATCACGCCCAGGACCAGCAGCACCACCACGGTCGCGGCGACCCACCAGCGCAGGCCGCCGGCCCGGGTGCTGGACTCGGCGAACTCGGCCACGTTGTGCAGGGTGGCCTCGACGGTGAACCCGGGCTCGGTCCGCTGCATCCGGTCCAGGTGCCGCGCGAACGCCTGCGCCTCCGGATCGTCGGGGTCCAGCCCGATCAGGTCGTCGTCGAACCGCGGGTCGCGGCCGCCTTCGGTCATACCGCCAGCGTAGGTCACAGGCGGGTGTCGTCGTCGATCTTGAGGCCCTGCTCGGTGTTGACGACCCGCCACGAGATGCGGCCGGCCCCGGAGATGGTGACGTACATGTCGGCGGAGCCGTCCGCGTTGAGGCCGTTGTCCGCCAGAATCGAGCTGTACTGCTCGATCCGGTGCTCGCTCCAGTACTGCTGGAACGCTTGCTGGCTACCGAACACCGCCTGCGCGGCGGGCGTGAGCACGGCCCACGCCGCGGCCGAGCCCTTGCCGTCGAGGTAGGTCTTCACAACCTGCCCGGCCTGACCGTAGTTGACCGAGCCGCCGGTGTTGGGTGTCTTGCCCAGCGCGGTCGCGGGTGCGCTGCTGGACGTGCTCGACGGTGCCGAGGTGGGCGTGGTGGGCTTGCTGCCGCCAGCGTTGGCCTGCGAGGAGCTGTCCGGCCCGTTGCCACGGTTGAGCGCGACCACGAGCACCACCACGAGCACGGCGATCACGGCCATCGCCGACCCGGTGAGCACCGCCTTGCGCTTGAGAAGCGGGGTCCCGGCGGGCTCGGCCGGTTTCGGCGACGGGACGAACGCCGCGGTCGGGTTGCGCGGGCCGTGCTGCGGCGGGGCGGGCGGCGCAGCCGTGGCGACACCGGTGCGCTGCCACGGCGGGCGCTCGGCCGGGGTGTCCACGGGCACGGCCACCGGCTGGCGACCGGAGGTGTGCAGCGGCGGCGACACCAGCGTGCCCCGGGCGTCCTTCTCGCCGTTGGCCAGCGCGGCCAGCCGGTCCCGGGCCTCCAGCATGGTCGGCCGCTCCTCCGGCTCGACCCGCAGGAGGCTCATCAGCAGCGCGGTCGCCATGCCGGACTGGCGCGGCGGGATGACCTGCCCGTTCGCCGCCGTGTACAGCAGCGCCAGCTGGTTGGAGCTGTTGCCGTAGGGCGGCTGGCCCTCCAGCGCGTGGTAGAGCGTCGCGCCGAGGGAGAAGACGTCGGAGGCCGGGGCCGGGTCCGAGCCGCGCGCCAGCTCGGGCGCCAGGTACGCCGGGGTACCGCCGATCAGCCCGGTCTGGGTGAGGGTGAGGTCGCCGGCGGCGCGGGAGATGCCGAAGTCGGTGATCTTCGCCGTGCCGTTCTCGTCGATCAGGATGTTCGCCGGCTTGATGTCGCGGTGCACGATGCCGGCGCGGTGGGCCACCACGAGCGCCGAGGCGACCTGGTGCCCGATGCGCGCCACCTCCGGCAGCGGCAGCGTGCCCTGCTCGGCGATCACCGCGGACAGGCTGCGCGAGGGCAGGTACTCCATCACCAGGCACGGATCACCGCCGTGTTCGGCGATGTCGAACACCACGATCGCGTTGGGGTGCTGGAAGCGCGCCGCGTTCTTCGCCTCGCGCATCGCCCGCTGGCGCATGTTGTTGCGCTCGGTCTCGGACATGCCCGGCTGGGCGAGGATCTGCTTCACCGCCACCGAACGCTCGAGGCGCTCGTCGACCGCGCGCCACACGACGCCCATGGCGCCGCTGCCGATGTGCTCAACGAGGCGATAGTGCCCTGCGATCAGCTGACCGGTGTCGATGGGACTACTCCTCGGAAACTCTCCGCATGTGCTGGCCTGGCTCCGCGCGAACGATCTCCTCGCGCACCGGGTCGAGTGTAGCGGGCTGCCCGGAACGCCCGCCGTAAGCTGTCCCGCGAGCGATTCGCACGAGGCCGACGGCACCGGCGAGCGCGAAGGCACCGTAGCAGGCGAGCAGCGCCGGCGGCGTACCGCCGGTGAGCGCGTCGCCCAGCACCACCACCGCGATCGTGCCGGGCAGGCTGCCGAGGACGGTACCGATCAGATACGGCCGGAATCCGACCGACAGGATGCCGCAGCAGTATCCCAGCGGGGCGAAGGGAACCACCGGGATCAGCCGCAGCGACGTCACCGCGAGAACCCCGCCGCCGGCGAGCCGTTCGTCGACCGCGCGCACCGCTTTCCGTTCCAGGTGGCGGGACACCAGGTCCCGGCCGGCCCAGCGGGCGAGGCCGAACCCGAGCGCGCCGGAGATCGCCGTCGCGGTGACGGCCACCAGGATGCCGAGCGCGTCGCCCAGCAGCAGCCCCGCGGCGAGGTTGAACACGGTGCGCGGAATCGGGGCGACGGTGAGTACCGAATAGGCGGCGAGGAACACCAGCGCGGTGACCGGCCCGGCGCCGGCGGCCCAGTCGCGCAGCTCCGCCGGGCTCGGCACGGGAAGCGTGAACGCCGCGAGGACCGCACCGGCGAACAGGACGAGCGCGATGATCAGTTTCCGGCGGCGGGACACGGCGTCCACGGTAGGGCACGCGCGGATGCGGTCGGGCACGGCTACCGGGTTCCGCCGGCAGTCGGGTACCGCGTCGGTACCCGCACCGTGCGGGTGTCCACTCCGGACAAGGTGCGTTTTCCGTGCGGGGCATCACGAAGCGGTGCACGTGCTGGCGCGGGTCCGGCCGACCGGGACTTCGGTCTGGGGCAGATGCCGTAGCCACCGCGTGCAGCCCGGCCGCGCGGGAGTGACGGCGGCCGCGCCGGGCGCGGAGCGCGGAACACCGTCGGCCGCCGGGGTGTTGACCTTGTCGTGAAGCTGTCTGTGCTCGACCGGTCCCGCACCCGCGAAGGGGGTACGCACGCCGCGGCGCTGCGGGAGACCGTGGCGTTCGCCCGTCAGGCGGAGGAGCTGGGATACCACCGGTTCTGGGTGTCCGAGCACCACAGCGTGCCGGGGGTGGCCGGATCTGCGCCCACCGTCCTGGCCGCGGCCGTCGCCGGCGCCACCTCCCGCATCCGCGTGGGCACCGGTGGCGTGATGCTGCCCAACCACCAGCCGCTCGTCGTGGCCGAACAGTTCGGGGTGCTCGAGGCGCTGCACCCCGGGCGGATCGACATGGGCCTGGGCCGTTCGGTCGGGTTCACCGGCGGCGTGCGGCGTGCTCTCGGCCACGGCAAGGACGACGCCGACCGTTTCGGTGAGCAGGTGCGGCTGCTGCTCGGCTACCTCGACGGCACCCAGCGCGAGCACCCGGGCGTGCACGCCTACCCCGCCGAGGGCGCGCCGGTCCCGGCGTTCCTGCTCGCCACCGGCGCCGGCGCGGACCTCGCCGCCGAGCTGGGCCTGCCCCTGGTGATCGGCGCGGTCCGCGGCGAGGCGGCCATGGTGGAGGCCATCGGCCGCTACCGCGAGCGGTTCGTGCCGTCGGCGCGCTGCCCGGTGCCGTACGTGGTGGTCTCGGCGACCGTGGCCGTCGCGGAGACGGCTGAGGCGGCGGAGCGGCTCCTCGTCCCGGAGGCGTGGTCGGCGGCCTGGTCCCGCACGCACGGCGTCTTCCCGCCGCTGCGGCCCGCCGGCGAGATCCTCACCGCTACGATGACCGGCCGCGAACGCGCGTTCTTCGACGAGGCCCGGCAGGGGCACCTCGCCGGCACGCCCCGGGACGTGGCCGGGAAGCTGGACGAGCTCGTGGCACGCACCGGGGCGGACGAGATCCTGGTGACGACGAGCACCTACGACCGTGCCGAGATGCTCGCCTCCTACCGGCTGCTGGCCGAATCGGTCCTGACGGCCGCGCGGTAGCCGAGCGCGACCGTGAGGAACACGCCGAACGTCAGCCAGAGGTAGGCGTTCTGGCACAGCCACCGCACCCCGGCCGCGGTGAAGTCGAACACCGAGTTCTCCTGCAGCCCGGCGAACGGCAGCACCCCGCCGGAGGTCACGAGGAGGGTGCCGGCCAGCGCGACCCAGGCCGGCACCGAGCCGCGGAAGGCGCGATCGGCCAGCCAGATCAGCAGCATCGCCAGCCACACCCAGTGGTGCACCCAGCTGTACGGGGAGACGGCCGTCATCGCGAGCCCGCACAGCGTCACCGCGCCCAGCTCCTCGCCGCGCGCGGACAGGCGGCGCACCAGCAGCAGGCACACCACCGCCGTCACCACGGCGGCCAGCAGCCACACGATCTGCATGCCCCCGGCGAGGCCGGTCGTGCGCGCGAAGAACCCGCGCAGCGACTCGTTCGACGGGTTCTCCGGCACCCCCACCCGGGCCGGGTCGGCGAACGCGCCGGACCAGAAGGTCACCGAGTCGTGCCCGAGGACGGCGAATCCGATCGCCACGGTCGCCGCGAACGCGCCGCCGGCGACCGCCGCGGCCCGGTAGCGGCGCGTGACCAGCAGGTACAGCACGAAGAACGCCGGCGTCAGCTTGATCCCGGTAGCGATCCCGATCAGCGCGCCCTTGACCTTCGACGAGTCGGGCAGCGCCACGTCGAGCAGCACCAGCGTCATCAGCAGGATGTTGACCTGACCGAACGCCATCGTCTCGCGCACCGGCTCGCACCACATCAGCACCGCCGCGACCGGCAGGCTGAACACCACCAGCCGCACGTCGCGCCGCAACCGCAGCAGCGACAGCGCTGCCCACACACCGGCCACCAGCATCGCGTAGTCACCGAGCGCGCCCACCCAGCGGAACCCCGCGCCCGTCACCGCGGCGAGCGGGACGAACAGCAGCGCCGCGAACGGGGTGTAGACGAACTCCCACACGCCGCGGACGTGGCCCACCAGCGGTGTGTCGTAGACGGACACGCCGTGCAGCACCCGCTGACCCGCGATCCGGTAGACGCCCAGGTCGAGCAGGTGCAGCAGTGCGGGCAGGTTGGCCAGGACCTCGCGCACGTACCAGAAACCGCACACCCCGCCCAGCACCAGCACCGGCCAGAAGACCGCCCAGGGCACCGGTCGCCGGCCGCCGTCCCGCGGTGCCGGCCCCGCGGCCGCCGTCTCGGCGGTGGACGAGGGCACCGGCACTCCCAGTGCTTGCTGGTCCGGGCGCATGGTGGACAAGCCTAAACGGGCCGGATGCGCTCCGCCTCCCGTCAGGCCGGGCAGAGCGTGCCGTCGGCGGGGACCTTGCCGTCGACGAGGAACGCCCGCACCGCCTCCGCCGCGCACGGCGAGGACAGCGCACCGTGCCCGGCGCCCTGCCACGCCACCCGCACCGCGCCGGGGATCTGCTGCGCGGCGCGCGCCGTGCCGATCTCGGGCGTGACCGGGTCGATCAGGGTGCTGGTGACCACGACCGGCGGGATTCCCGGAGTGCCCGGCGTGGGCAGCGGCTCGGTTCGCGCCGGCCACGGCAGGCACCACGCCAGCGTTTGCGTCACGAGCCCGCCGAAGAGCGGGTAGCGGCCGCGCAGCTGGTCGGTCAGCCCGGCGATCCGGTCGGCGGGCACCCGCGCGGTCGTGTCGTTGCATTCGGTGGCCAGCGTCCCGTCCAGGCTGGAGGGTGCGCTGTCGGAGCCGTTGAGCGCCGGTGCGACGAACGCCGCCAGCCCGCGGATGTCGCCGGTGCGGGCGGCGTCCAGCGCCCGGGCCAGCTCGGTCCAGCGGGTCCGGTCGGCGAGGCCGGCGACCACGGCCCGCAGCGCGATGCCCGGCCCGAACACCGCGCCACCCGAGGTGGCCTGGGGTGCGGTGCGCAACCGGTCCAGCACCGCGGTGACCGTCGCGGGCGCGTCCTGCCCGACGGCCCTGCCGTAGGTGTCCAGCGTCGCCTGCTGCGCGGCGGCCAGGTCGCCGAGCACGGTCGCCGTGTCCCCGGACGGGTCCGGCACGCCGTCCAGCACGAACCGCCCGACCCGGTCCGGGAACCGGGCCGCGTAGGAGAGGAGGACCTGCGAGCCCTCGCCGTGGCCGAGCGCGTGCAGCTTCGGCACTCCCAGCTCGCCGCGGATCTCCTCGAGGTCGCCCGCGGTGCGCCAGCTGTCGAACGCCTGCTGGGTCCCGCCGAGGTCGATGGCGCACTGCTGCCCGGCCTTGCGTGCGGCGTCCAGCAGGGGTTCCAGGTCGTGGCCGGCGGGGTCGGCGTCGAGCAGCTGGGCGCGGGTGTCCTCGGGCACGCAGGACAGCGGGTCGGATTCACCCGTGCCGCGCCGGTCGACGCCGATCAGCGAGAACCGCTGCAGCAGCGCGGGCGGCAGCGTCGACGCGAGGCGGGCCGCGTAGAGGGTGCCGGGCGAGCCGTCGACGTCGTTGACCACCACCAGGGGGACCGCGCCGTCGCCCGCCCTGAGCACGGACACGCGCGTCTGGATCCGGCCCGGCAGCGCTGGTGTGTCCAATGTGGACAGCACCGTGCCACAGCTGAACCGCAGGTAGCCCGGTGCCGCGGAGCCCAGGCGGCTGCGGGTCTGCTGGTCGCAGTCGGTCCAGTCCAGCGTCGGCGAGCGTGGTTCGGTCAGGGGCGGCAACGGCACCGCCGCGGCGGAACTGGACGGCGCGGAGGAGACCGGTTCGTCGTTCTCCACGACCGGTGGCCGCTTCGACGGTCCCGCCGTGCACCCCGCGACGAGGGCCGTCGACAGCACGGCGACCACCAGACCCACGAGACCCCGGCGTGGCACGACGTTTCCTCTTTCCGCTGTGGTGCTTGTCCGCTCCGAGGTTCGCACGACCCCCGTGTGCCCGGAGTCAGCGGGTGCGCTTCACCTCGCCGTGGAAGACCGCGTCGAGGTCGTAGCGGGCCGGCTCGTCGAGCTGGGCGTAGTCGCACGAGGCCGGGTCGCGGTCCGGGCGCCAGCGCACGAACTGCGCGGTGTGCCGGAACCGCGACGGGTAGCCGCCCTCGGTGTGCTCGTAGGCGACCTCGACGACCCGCTCGGGCCGCAGCGGCACCCACGGCTGCTCGGTGGCCCGCCACCGCGTGATGCCGCCCGGCAGGCGCTGCCCGTCGACGGTGCCGTCCAGCCACGGGTGCGGCGGCCCCTCGGTGATCAGGTCCGCGAGCTCCCCGGCCAGCTCCCGGCGCCGCGTCACCGGGAACGAGCCGACGACCCCGACGTGGTGCAGCACGCCGCGCTCGTCGTGCAGGCCGAGCAGCAGCGACCCGACCGCCTCGCCGGGGGTGGAGTCCTTGTGCCAGCGCAGCCCGGCCACCACGCAGTCGGCGGTGCGCGAGTGCTTGTACTTGATCATGATCCGCTTGCCCGGCTCGTACCCGGCGTCCAGCGGCTTGCCGATCACCCCGTCCAGCCCGGCGCCCTCGAACAGCTCGAACCAGTGCCGCGCGGTGGCCGGGTCGGTGGTGGCGGGGGTGATGTTCAGGCCGCCGCCGGCCAGCTCCGCCAGCCGGGCTCGCCGCGCCGCGGTCGGCTCGCCGAGGAACGGCTCGTCACCGAGCGCGAGCAGGTCAAACGCGACGAACGTGGCCGGAGTCTGCTCGGCGAGCAGCTTGATGCGCGACTCGGCGGGGTGGATGCGCTCGGTCAGCGCGTCGAAGTCGAGGTGGCCCGCGCGGCCGACGACCAGCTCGCCGTCCAGCACCACCCGGTCCGGCAGCAGCGGCGGCAGCTGCGCCAGGACCTCCGGGAAGTACCGGTTCAACGGCTTGCCGGCCCGCGACTGCAACGTCAGCTCGGCACCGTCGCGGAAGACGAGGCAGCGGAAGCCGTCCCACTTCGGTTCGAACAGCAGCTCGTCGGAGTCCGGGATCGCCTTCGCCGGTTTCGCCAGCATCGGCTGGATCGGCGGGGTCAGCGGCAGCATGGGCCCACCCTAGCCGCGGCGGCGGTACCGCAGCATCGCGAAACCGTCCTCGACCAGCACCGATGCCAGTTCCATCGCGCGGGCCCCGCTCGCCATCCGCCCGATCGCGATGCGGTCCGCGCCCCCGCCGGCCAGCAACGGCGCCACCGTCAGGCACAGCTGGTCGACCAGGTCCTCGGCGACCAGCTCGCCGAACAGGTGCGGCCCGCCCTCGCAGTTGATCCGTTTCAGGCCGCGGCCGGCCAGCTGCGCGAGCGCGCTGCGCAGGTCGATGGTCTCCACCCCGGCGAGGAGGATGTCGGCGCCCGCGTCCGCCAGCGCCGCCCGCCGCTCCGCCGGGGCGTGCTCGG
The sequence above is a segment of the Amycolatopsis viridis genome. Coding sequences within it:
- a CDS encoding ATP-dependent DNA ligase — translated: MLPLTPPIQPMLAKPAKAIPDSDELLFEPKWDGFRCLVFRDGAELTLQSRAGKPLNRYFPEVLAQLPPLLPDRVVLDGELVVGRAGHLDFDALTERIHPAESRIKLLAEQTPATFVAFDLLALGDEPFLGEPTAARRARLAELAGGGLNITPATTDPATARHWFELFEGAGLDGVIGKPLDAGYEPGKRIMIKYKHSRTADCVVAGLRWHKDSTPGEAVGSLLLGLHDERGVLHHVGVVGSFPVTRRRELAGELADLITEGPPHPWLDGTVDGQRLPGGITRWRATEQPWVPLRPERVVEVAYEHTEGGYPSRFRHTAQFVRWRPDRDPASCDYAQLDEPARYDLDAVFHGEVKRTR